Part of the Nostoc sp. PCC 7524 genome is shown below.
TATTGTGGCATTTCCCTACATATTGCTTATATAAATACGCATTGCCACTGCTAAGTTGCTCCTCATTCCAAAATTTTTCAATATTATCTTTATTTGGTGGGGAAGAAAATACTTCAGCTACTAATCGGCCATAGCGATCGCTCTCCACTGACACAATCGATACTTGCCCCCCTACTTCCTGCGATAATCTCTCTAAATTTGCCTTTGATTCTTTACCTAAAGGCTGCTTACTTTCAGGTGCATCAATGCCGCACAGCCGAATTTTTTTCTCTTCTCCTGTACGGCGGACAACAATACTATCTCCGTCAGATATCCTGACAACTTCCCATGATTCCGAAAACTGTCTGTTGGCGTTAGCAAGAGATTCGCCAATACTGCCAGACAGTATTTCACATCCTGAAATTCCAGTGGTTACACCTAGTAAAATTGCAATATAAATTTTTGTTTTGTAATGTAATACAACTTTCATAAAAATTTCCTACTTAATTTCAACAATTATCAAATCGAT
Proteins encoded:
- a CDS encoding thermonuclease family protein, producing MKVVLHYKTKIYIAILLGVTTGISGCEILSGSIGESLANANRQFSESWEVVRISDGDSIVVRRTGEEKKIRLCGIDAPESKQPLGKESKANLERLSQEVGGQVSIVSVESDRYGRLVAEVFSSPPNKDNIEKFWNEEQLSSGNAYLYKQYVGKCHNKIALEKAEEIGKSKKLGVWAGNYQKPWDYRRAQRNR